The genomic region CGCTGTGCGCCGACGCGTGGGATTCGCAGATGCTGTTCCTCGTGCAGCACGGCTTCCGTGTGATCGCGCACGACCGCCGCGGTCACGGCCGCTCGAGCCAGCCGTCGCAGGGCAACGACATGGACACGTATGCCGACGATCTCGCCGCGCTGATGAACGCGCTCGACCTGCACGAAGCCACGCTCGTCGGCCACTCCACCGGCGGCGGTGAAGTCGCACACTACATCGGCCGGCACGGCACGAAGCGCGTCGCGAAGGCCGTGCTGATCGGCGCCGTACCGCCGCAGATGGTGAAGTCGGCGACCAATCCCGGCGGCCTGCCGATGGACGTGTTCGACGGGATCCGCAAGAACGTCGCGGAAAACCGCTCGCAGTTCTACAAGGATCTCGCGGTGCCGTTCTTCGGCTTCAACCGGCCGCAGGCAAAGGTGTCGCAAGGCACGATCGATGCGTTCTGGGCGCAGGGCATGATGGGTGGCGTGCACGGCCAGTACCTGTGCGTGAAGGAATTCTCCGAGGTCGACTACACGGAAGACCTGAAGAAGATCGACGTGCCGACGCTGATCCTGCACGGCGACGACGACCAGATCGTGCCGATCGACGATTCGGCCCGGCTGTCCGCGAAGATCGTGAAGCACGCGGAACTCAAGGTGATCCCGGGCGGCTCGCACGGCATGTGCGTCGTCGATGCCGCACGGATCAACGCCGAACTGCTCGCGTTCCTGAAGGCGTAAGCCGCGCGACACGGCGCGCCCGGCCGTCACACCGTCACGCCGGCGCGCCCTTCAGCATTTTTCAGGAATTTTCAGGCCGACGCGATTCCGCATGCCGCATGCGCCGTCGCCAGGATCGCCGCCGCGGCGGCGGGCGCTCACGGCGTGCGCGCCGGCCTGAGCAGCAAGCCGATCAACGCACCCGCGATCGCGAACGACATCGCCACCCGGAAGTTGTCGGCCAGCGCGAGCGTGGTCGCCTGGACGCGAACCGCCCGGTCGAGCAGCGCGTAAGTCGCCTGGTCGCCGGCCGCGAAGGTCGCGCCGTGCGCGACCAGCGACGCCGCGCCGGCCCGCAGCCGCTCCAGCGTTTGCGGATCCGACAGCGTGACATGCAGACCGACGAGATTCGAATGGGTAGCCTCCATGATGCGCTGGATCACCGCGATCGACGTCGTGCCGAGCTGCCCGCTCAGCAGGCGCGTCGTCTGCACGACCGCGCCGAACGTCAGCGCGTGCTCGGCCGTCACGTGCTTGCCGAAAAAGAAGATCACCGACGTGAGCGCCATCGTCTGGCCCAATGCCTGCAGCAGTTGCGACGGGATGAAATCGGGTTCGGCCCACACGGGCGTGAGGCGCGCGCCGAGTGCGAACGCGAACGCCACCATCACGAAGCCGGTGACGATCAGCCGGCGCGGATCGACGCGTTGCAGCAGCCATGCGACGCATGGCGCGAACAGCAGCTGCGGGATCGCGATCCAGCGCAGCGTGTCGCCGATCTGCAGCGGGCGCAGCCCGTAGGTGCTCGCGAGAAACGCCGACGGAATGAAGCTCGTATTGAGCACGGTGAAGCGCACGAGGCCGACCAGCACGATCAGCCACGCGATGTTGGGCCGCGCGAGGTAGCCGAGATCGAGCCCGGCGCTGCGCGACGCCAGCTCGTGGATCAGGAACGCGGCCACCATCACGATGCCGACACACAGCAACGTGACGATCAGCGGCGACTGGAACCAGAACAGCCGTTCGCCCTGGTCGAGCGCGACGCACAGGCACGCGAACCCGCCGGCGCCGAGCACCATGCCGCGCGTGTCGATACCGGACGCGAAGCGCTTGACCGGTTCGTTGGACAGCGACAGCATCAGGCACACGATGAACGGCACGGTCAGCAGCGCGTTCTGCCAGAACAGCCAGCGCCAGCTCAGGTGTTCGCTGTACCACCCTTCGAGCGTCGCCGACAGGTTCAGCGACATCTCGAGGTTCATCGCATACGCGGCGATGCCGAACGGAATGAGCCGCGGCGGCAGCGTGCGGACGACGAACCCGACGGTCAACGGCACGAACACGCCGGACGCGAAACCGGCTACGCTCTGCAGTGCGATGAACGTGCCGAAGTCGGTGCACAGCGGCAGCATGCTTTCGACGACCAGGAATACCGCGGCGCCCGCCAGCAGCACGCGGCGCGTGCCGAACACGAAGGCCGCCGCGATCGCGAGCGGCCCGACGAACATCTGCGACGCGGTGAACGCGGTGTTGATCCACGCGCCCTCGTCGAAGCCGACGCCGAGCGCGCCGCGTACGTCGGCGAGCCCGAGCGACGTGATGCGCGAGGTCAGCGTCGAGATGATCGCGCCGAGCAGCACGGCCGCGATCGCGGCGATGGAACGAAACGTCGGTATGTCGGTGGCCGGTGCGGCCGGCCCCGGTGTCGCGCCACCGGGGGCGAACGTGGTATTCATCGTCGTGCGGCTCCCGTATTTGAGGCTCGCGCAAGCATAGCGCGATGTGAAGAAACCTGTCCGTTCGATGGAGTTACCCGATTGTGAGCACGAACCCGACGAACGCGTCGAACCCGCCGCCCGCCTCCCCCGCACGCTCGCGCAAATGGCCGATCGTCCTGATCGCCGGCGCCGCGTTGGGGCTCGTCGCGCTGCTGGTCTACGAATACGATGCGCATGAACGCGGCACCGACGACGCGTACGTGACGGGCCACCTGCACGTGATCTCGCCGCGCGTGGCCGGTACCGTCGAGCGCGTGCTGGTAGACGACAACCAGTTCGTGCATGCGGGCGACCCGCTCGTGCGGCTCGACCCGCGCGATTTCGACGTGCGCGTCGCGCTGCAGCGTGCGCGCGTCGCGCAGGCGCGCGCCGATGCGATGCGCGCGAAGGCGCTGGTCGAGCAGGCCGACGCGACGCTCGTGTCCGCGCACGCCGACGCCGAGAAGGCCGAACTCGACTACGCACGGGCGCGCGAGCTGACCCGCGAGACGCCGCGCGGGTTGTCGCAACAGGAATTCGATGCGGCCAACGCGGCGCGCAAGTCCGCGCGTGCCCGCATCGATGCGGCGCAAGCGCAGCAGCGCAGCGCGCAGGCCGCATGGCAGGCGGCCGACGCCGTGTCGCACCAGGGCGACGCCGACTTGCGCGATGCGGAGTTGCAGCTGCAGTACACGACCGTCGTCGCGCCGACGGACGGCCGCGTCGGGAAGAAGACCGTCGAGACCGGCGAGCACGTCGCGCCGGGCCAGGCGCTGCTCACGCTGGTCGAACCGCACCCGTGGGTCGTCGCGAACTTCCGCGAAACGCAGCTCAAGCACGTGCGCGCCGGCGATGCCGTGCGGCTGCGTTTCGACGCGCTGCCGGACCTGACCTTCAACGGGCACGTCGACAGCCTGTCGCCCGCGACCGGCGGGCAGTTCGCGCTGTTGCCGCCCGACAACGCGACCGGCAACTTCACGAAGGTCACGCAGCGGGTGCCGGTCAAGATCCTGCTCGACGGGCAGGCGTCGACCGAGCCGCGCATCCGGCCCGGCCTGTCGGTCGTCGTCACGCTGCAAGCCGGCCGGGAACAGCCATGAGCCGCCTCGTCGCGCTGCTCGCCGCCGGCCTGCTGGGCGCCTGCACGATCGCGCCGCAGCCGCTCGCGCCCGTCCCGGTCGGCACCGACCGGTTCCGCCATGCGGATGCGCCCGGCGAACCGGCCCCGTCGCTCGCGGGATGGACCGCGTCGTTCGGCGATGCGCCGCTCGTCGCGCTCGTCGATGCGGCGCTCGCCGGCAACTTCGACATCCGCGCGGCCGCCGCACGCGTCGACCAGGCGCAGGCGCTGCTCGGCGTGCGCGAAGCCACGCTTTCACCCACTGTCGGCGTCGATCCGTCGTTCAACCGTTCGCGTGTGTCCGGCACGGTCGACAATGCGTTGCCGAAGCGCCTGATGCACAACTGGTCGGTGCCGTTCAACGCGAGCTATGAAGTCGATCTGTGGGGCCGCCTGCGCGGCGACGCGGAAATCGGCAGGCAGAACGTGCTGCAGGCCGACGCCGATCGCGCGGCCGTGCGGCTGCGCGTCGCGACCGAGGTCGCGAGCGACTACCTGACGCTGCATTTCGTCGAGGAGGATCTGGCGACGCTCGCCCGCGCGATCGAGCTGCGCCGCACCGCGCTCGACGTGATCGCCGCGCGCGTGCGGGCCGGCGCGGCAAGCGATCTCGACGCGCTGCGCGCGGCGGCCGATCTCGATACCGCGCGCGCCGATCTCGCGGACAGCCGGCGGCTGCGCGAAAACCTCGTCGATGCACTCGCGGTGCTGACCGGCGTGTCGCCGACCGGCTTCACGGTCGCGCCGACCGCCGCCGCGATTCGCGTGCCGGCGGTACCGCCCGGCCTGCCGTCCGTGCTGCTCGCGCAGCGGCCGGACGTCTACGCGGCGGCACGCCGTGTCGACGCGGCATCGCTCGAAACCGGCGTTGCCCGCACCGCATGGCTGCCGACGCTGACGCTGACGGCCCAGGGCGGGTTCGCGAGCCGCGACCTCGGCTCGTTTCTCGAGCGCAACAGTTCACTGTGGGGCCTCGGGGCGAGCGTGGCCGAAACGCTGTTCGACGGCGGCAAGCGCAACGCCGCGGTAGCCGCCGCGACGGCCGGCACGGCACTCGCCGACGCGAACTATCGAGCGACCGCGCTGGGCGCGCTGCGCGAGGTGCAGGACGCGCTCAACGACATCGCCGCGCAGAACGAGCGGATCGTGCGTTACGACAGCGCGGCGCGCTCGACCGAAGCGGCCGCGCGGCTGTCGCTGAGCCGCTACGCACATGGCTACGTCAGCTATCTCGAGGTCATCGACGCGGACCGCGACGCATTGAACGCGCAACGCCAGTTGATCCACAGCCGCCAGGCGCTCGCGATTGCGACGGTCGATCTGGTGCGCGCGCTGGGCGGCGGGTGGACGCCGCCCTCCGTCGCACCGCAAAACGTCGCGCAACGCGACGACCGGCTTTGAAAGATACCCGCCGTGCGGCCGACCGGTCATTCTGGCGGCCTCACGAATTTTCAAGTTGCTCTTAAGCTTACCTAACGTTTTTTGTGTTGCCCGGTGCCGACGCACTGCCTACATTGAGCGTATCGAATTCACCGGAGCGAGACCCGTCATGGATCGCCTGAAAACGCTCGAGATATTCAAGACGGTTGCCGAGCACGGCAGCTTCACGAAAGCCGCCGAGCTTCACGGGCTCGGCGTTCCCTGCGTCAGCCGCTCGATCCAGTGCCTCGAAACGTCGCTCGGCGTGCTGCTGTTTCACCGCACGACGCGCAAGGTGACGCTGACCCGCGTCGGCCACGACGTGCTCGAACAGGCGCTCGCGCTGCTGGAGCAATACGAGCACCTTTCCGTCTGCTGTCACGCCAACGCAAGCGAGATGCAGGGCGAGATATCGATCGAGGTGTCGAACCTGTTCGGCGCCGACCGGCTGGTGCCGGCGCTCGCCGATTTCAACCGGCAACATCCGCTCGTACGGGTCCGGATCGACTGGACCGATCATCCGAGCGCGGCGTTGAACGGCGCGACGGACCTGTCGATCGTCACCTCACGCACGTCGAGCCTCACGTGCGTCGAGCGGCGCCTCGGGCGCATCCCGATGGGCCTGTACGCAAGCCCGCGGTATCGCGCCTCCTGCGGCGAGGGGCTCACGCCGCAGGCGCTCGAGCGCATGGGCCCGCACGGTGGCAAGACGGGTGCCGCCGGGTCGCCATGGCCGCTGCGGCATCGGCGCAGCGGCGCGATCGCCGAGATCCGTCTTGCCGGCGCGATCAGCTCGAACTGCCTCGACACGCTGATTCTCGCGACGGCCCGCGGCACCGGTTTCGCGGTGCTGCCCGAGCATCTTGCCCGGCCGCTCGAGCGCGACGGCGCGCTCGTTCGCCTGCTGCCCGACTGGCAGGTCGGCGATCTCGATGCATCGCTGCTCTATCACTCGCGCCGCAACCTGCCCGCGCGCATCCGTGCACTCGCCGACCATCTCGTTGCCGCGTTCGACGATGCGCCCGCCGCGCGGCCGGCCGTGCAACACGACGTGCGTGCGGTCACGCAAGCCACGGTCGCTGGCAACACGGTGGCCGCATGAGCACCTTCGTCATCGTCGCGGCACGCCACGCCACGCCGAAACCCGCACCGTTGCGCCGCCAGGCCGGCCCCGCGCGCTCAGTCGCGCGCGCCGGCCGGGCGCACGCCCAGCGCATCGGCCTGCCGCACGAGATCCGGCAGCGTGCGCACCCGCATCTTCTTCATCACCTGGGCCCGATGCACCTTCACCGTGATTTCCTGAAGGCCGAGATTCGCGGCAATCTGCTTGTTCATCAGGCCCGCGACGACCTGGCTCATCACTTCGCGCTCGCGCGGCGTCAACGACGCATAGGCGCCGCGCACCGCGTGAAGCGTGCGGTCGCGCTCCAGCGCGCGGCCGACGGCATCGAGCATCGCCTCGTCGTCGAACGGCTTGGTCAGGAAATCGAGCGCGCCGCCCTTCATCGCCTTGACCGTCGTGGCCACGTCGCCGTAACCCGTCATGAACAGGATCGGCACGTTCAGGCCCGCGCGCACCGCCGCCTCCTGGACGGCCAGCCCGCTCTCGTCGGCGAGCCGCACGTCGAGGATCAGGCAGCTCGGCACGTCGGGCCGCTCGAACGCGAGAAACGCACGCGACGACGCGAAGGTCTCCACGCGAAATCCTGCCGAACGCAACAGCGCGCTCAACGCGCGCCGCAACGTTTCGTCGTCGTCGACCACATAGACGATCGGCGCGGGTTCTCCCGCGCCGCCGTTGCCGCTCGACGTCATGTCCGGCGTACTCGCCATTGCATTCCCTGTGTAGGCATCCGCTTCATTATCAAATGATAAACTAACAAAATGCCGGGCGGAACCGCCACGCGTCGGACGGCGCGGCCGGCCGGTGGAGCGCCGTTCACGCGGGCGGCGTGCCGGATGCGACCTGGTCGATCAGGTTGAGCATGTCGTCTGACGGAAACGGCTTGCGCAGGAACGCGATCGCGCCTTGCGCCAGCGCGCGGCGGATCGATTCGTCGTCGCCGTGCGCCGACATGAAGATGACCGGCAGCGTCGCGTTGCGCTGAATCAGCTGACGCTGGACGTCGAGCCCGCTCATCCCTTTCATCTTCAGGTCGACCAGCACGCAAATCGCGCCGGCCGGCGCATCGGCCGCCAGGAATTCCTCGCCCGACGCAAACGGCAATGCAGTATGGCCAGCCGATTTCAGCAGGCTGGCGAGACTCTTACGGACCGACGCATCGTCATCGATGATGCAAACAATGGCCATGAAATGAGAACCTGAAAATTGTGTCAATCCAGTACAGCGTGATGCAACGCGGGGCCGCGTCGACGGGCGTCGCCCCGCCCCCGCGATCCGTGCGTCATGCCCACGGCGCCGCGGCCAGCCGCGGCTGCGCGGGCGCGGCCGGCGCCGGCGGACGCGAATCCGCGCGTTCGGCGGCGGTGAACGACGCGCACCGCGCATGCACGCGGCCCGCTTCCCCCGATTCCGCCAGCTTCTCGAGCGCGTACGCGCGCACGACCTCGAGCAGCGAATAACGCTTCGACAGCCCGACCGAATGAACGACCAGCAACGATTTCGACGCGAGACTGACGAGACAGTCGAGCACGCGTGCGCCGCCCAGTTCGTCGCACGCGGCGAGCGCGCACGCCGCGTCAAGCGGGAACGCATCCGGAAACACCGCGAGGCGGCACAGCACGGTGCGTTCCGCGTCGTCGAGCAGCCGGTAGCTCCACTCGATCGTGGCCCGCAGCGTCTGCTGGCGCGGATGGGCGGTCCGCAGGCCGCCGGACAACGACAGCACCGACTTGTCGAGATCGGCGGCCAGCCCCTGGATCCCGAGCAGCGCGACGCGTGCCGCGCCGAGTTCGAGCGCGAGCGGCAGGCCGCTCAGGCGCCGGCAGACGGTCGCGATCGCGTCCAGCGTCCTCGCATCCGCGGGCACGTCGGTGCCCATCGCGCGCGCCCGCGCCAGGAACATGCGGACGGCCCCGCACGCGACGATCTCGCCTTCGGTCGCGCCGGCCGGCGGCACGGGCAGCGGCCCGACACGATACACGCGCTCGCCGGCGACCCGCAGCGGCTCGCGGCTGGTCACGACGAGGATCGCGCCGGCATTCTCGTCGGCGATCGCTTCGCACAGGTCCGCCAGTTCGCCGACATGCTGCTCCGCGTTGTCGAACACCAGCATCACGCGCTGCCCGCCGATCGCGCGCACGACGTCCGCCTGCCCGGCGGCCGGGCCGCCCGGCAGGCCGAGCGCGCCCAGCACCGCGGACTCCAGCGTCGCGCCTCCCGGCCAGCCGGCCAGGTCGATCCGGACCATCTCGATGCCGCGCACGGCCGACCACGCGGCGGCGACCTCCAGCGCAAGATGCGTCTTGCCGACGCCACCGGGGCCGACCAGCGTGACGAACGCCTCGCGTTCGAGCAGCGCGTGCAGCTCGGCCGCTTCCGGCTCGCGGCCGATCAGCGGACACTTGCGCGGTGCGGCACCCGTGCGGACGCCGCGCACCGGCTCGAGCGCGTCCGGCAGGCGGCCGGCATGGGCCGCATGGGTGGCATCGACCGGCGGCGCGAGCCGGTAGCCGCGGCCCGACTCGGTCCGGATCCAGCCGTGCTTGCCGCCGAACAGCTTGCGCAGCGTCGAGATGTGCACCTGGATGTTGTTCTCGACGACGATCGTGTCCGGCCACACGGCCTCCATGATCTCGTCCTTCGACACGAGCTTGCCGGCCGCCTTCACCAGCAGCTCGAGAATCTCGAACGCCCGGGCACCGATATACCGGGGCTGCCCGTCGACGCAGACTTCGCGGCACTCAAGGGAAACCGTCACCCGCCCGAACGTATACATGATCCGCACCCGCCTTATGCTGCTCCGCATCGTGCGCCGCCCAGCGAGGCGACACCCCCTGTTCCGCCCGTCCGGTCGCATCGATGCGGGCCGGCAGGCATGACCCTATCGTATGGGGTCGCGCGCGTGCCGGCCATTATCTATTGGTTTAGTGGGACGCTACCCGCGCGCCGGCAACCCCGGGAGGGGGTACTGCAGATTTCCGCGGGCTGTCGGACAATGCCCGGGCATGCCGCGCGTGCGATCGTGCCCGGCCGCTGCCTGCCGACATGCCGTTGCGTCCCGTTCCATCCAGCCTGCCCTCATCGTGAACCAACCCTTGCGTAAGCCCGACGACACGAACCGAATGGATGCCGACTGGCTGGCACGCGCCCGCCTGTCGAACGCAGTCCGCGCAGACGACGTGCTGTGCTTCGACCTGACCGATGCCGACACCGGACGCGTGTGGTCCGCGTGCCGGACCGGCTGGGAATCCGACGGGCGCTGCCGGCAATTCGAGCGCGAGTACGCATTGAACGGCGTGCTGGATCCGGCATGGGCGCTGCTGCCGGCCGCGCTGATCCGCGCGGCGGACGGCCCGGTGCTCGTCTTTCCGCGTGTCGACGGGCGCACGTTCGACACGCTCGCCGACGCGCAGCTGCCGCTCGACGCGTTTCTCGACACGGCGATCCACGCGGTGCGCACGCTCGGCGCACTGCATCGGCTCGGCTGGCTGCACGGCGACCTGCAACCGGCCAGTTTCGTCGCCCTGCCCGACGGCACGGTCATGCTGCGTGCGTTCGCGCATGCGCGAAATCGTCGGACGGAACACGCCGCGGCGGAGCCGCTGCGCGCGGAATTCGCCGCGTATGCGGCCCCCGAAGTCTCCGAGGGGGCGGACATCGACGAGCGCTCCGACCTGTATGCGCTCGGCATCACGCTGTTCCGCCTGCTGACGGGCGCACTCCCGTACAAGGCGGCGTCGACGTCCGAATGGGTGCACGCGCACGTCGCGATGCAGCCGTCGCCGGCCACGGGGCTGCGCAACGACCTGCCCGCGATCCTGAGCGACCTGCTGCTGAAGCTGATCGCGAAGGAGCCGGCCGAGCGCTACCCGTCCTGCGACGCGGTACAGCACGATCTCGAACGCATCCGGCGCGACTGGCTGGCAGCCGGCCGGGTCGAGCCGTTCGCGCTCGGCGGCAGCGATCCGCTCGCCGGTTTGCGCACGCCCGACCGGCTGGTCGGCCGGGAAGCCGAATCCCGCCGGCTCGCGGCCGCGCTGGCCGCGGTCCTGCAGACCGGCGAGGCGGCCATCGTCATGGTGGACGGGCCGCCCGGCGTTGGCAAGACCGCGCTGACCGAGGACTTCATGCGCGCGTCGCGCGCGACATCGCGTACGGCCTGGTGCACGTCGGCGAAGGTCGACCAATTCCAGCCGGCCCGGCCCTACGCGCCGGTGCTGGCGGCGCTGCGCGCGCTGTTCGGCAGCGTGCTCGCCCGGCGCGACGACGAAATCGCCGCGATCGTCGCACGGCTGCGCGCGTGCATCGGCGCCCAGGCCAGCCTGCTG from Burkholderia cepacia ATCC 25416 harbors:
- a CDS encoding response regulator transcription factor translates to MASTPDMTSSGNGGAGEPAPIVYVVDDDETLRRALSALLRSAGFRVETFASSRAFLAFERPDVPSCLILDVRLADESGLAVQEAAVRAGLNVPILFMTGYGDVATTVKAMKGGALDFLTKPFDDEAMLDAVGRALERDRTLHAVRGAYASLTPREREVMSQVVAGLMNKQIAANLGLQEITVKVHRAQVMKKMRVRTLPDLVRQADALGVRPAGARD
- a CDS encoding LysR family transcriptional regulator, translated to MDRLKTLEIFKTVAEHGSFTKAAELHGLGVPCVSRSIQCLETSLGVLLFHRTTRKVTLTRVGHDVLEQALALLEQYEHLSVCCHANASEMQGEISIEVSNLFGADRLVPALADFNRQHPLVRVRIDWTDHPSAALNGATDLSIVTSRTSSLTCVERRLGRIPMGLYASPRYRASCGEGLTPQALERMGPHGGKTGAAGSPWPLRHRRSGAIAEIRLAGAISSNCLDTLILATARGTGFAVLPEHLARPLERDGALVRLLPDWQVGDLDASLLYHSRRNLPARIRALADHLVAAFDDAPAARPAVQHDVRAVTQATVAGNTVAA
- a CDS encoding HlyD family secretion protein gives rise to the protein MSTNPTNASNPPPASPARSRKWPIVLIAGAALGLVALLVYEYDAHERGTDDAYVTGHLHVISPRVAGTVERVLVDDNQFVHAGDPLVRLDPRDFDVRVALQRARVAQARADAMRAKALVEQADATLVSAHADAEKAELDYARARELTRETPRGLSQQEFDAANAARKSARARIDAAQAQQRSAQAAWQAADAVSHQGDADLRDAELQLQYTTVVAPTDGRVGKKTVETGEHVAPGQALLTLVEPHPWVVANFRETQLKHVRAGDAVRLRFDALPDLTFNGHVDSLSPATGGQFALLPPDNATGNFTKVTQRVPVKILLDGQASTEPRIRPGLSVVVTLQAGREQP
- a CDS encoding response regulator transcription factor, yielding MAIVCIIDDDASVRKSLASLLKSAGHTALPFASGEEFLAADAPAGAICVLVDLKMKGMSGLDVQRQLIQRNATLPVIFMSAHGDDESIRRALAQGAIAFLRKPFPSDDMLNLIDQVASGTPPA
- a CDS encoding alpha/beta fold hydrolase, whose translation is MNTITTKDGTQIYYKDWGSGRPVVFSHGWPLCADAWDSQMLFLVQHGFRVIAHDRRGHGRSSQPSQGNDMDTYADDLAALMNALDLHEATLVGHSTGGGEVAHYIGRHGTKRVAKAVLIGAVPPQMVKSATNPGGLPMDVFDGIRKNVAENRSQFYKDLAVPFFGFNRPQAKVSQGTIDAFWAQGMMGGVHGQYLCVKEFSEVDYTEDLKKIDVPTLILHGDDDQIVPIDDSARLSAKIVKHAELKVIPGGSHGMCVVDAARINAELLAFLKA
- a CDS encoding efflux transporter outer membrane subunit, with product MSRLVALLAAGLLGACTIAPQPLAPVPVGTDRFRHADAPGEPAPSLAGWTASFGDAPLVALVDAALAGNFDIRAAAARVDQAQALLGVREATLSPTVGVDPSFNRSRVSGTVDNALPKRLMHNWSVPFNASYEVDLWGRLRGDAEIGRQNVLQADADRAAVRLRVATEVASDYLTLHFVEEDLATLARAIELRRTALDVIAARVRAGAASDLDALRAAADLDTARADLADSRRLRENLVDALAVLTGVSPTGFTVAPTAAAIRVPAVPPGLPSVLLAQRPDVYAAARRVDAASLETGVARTAWLPTLTLTAQGGFASRDLGSFLERNSSLWGLGASVAETLFDGGKRNAAVAAATAGTALADANYRATALGALREVQDALNDIAAQNERIVRYDSAARSTEAAARLSLSRYAHGYVSYLEVIDADRDALNAQRQLIHSRQALAIATVDLVRALGGGWTPPSVAPQNVAQRDDRL
- a CDS encoding winged helix-turn-helix domain-containing protein produces the protein MTVSLECREVCVDGQPRYIGARAFEILELLVKAAGKLVSKDEIMEAVWPDTIVVENNIQVHISTLRKLFGGKHGWIRTESGRGYRLAPPVDATHAAHAGRLPDALEPVRGVRTGAAPRKCPLIGREPEAAELHALLEREAFVTLVGPGGVGKTHLALEVAAAWSAVRGIEMVRIDLAGWPGGATLESAVLGALGLPGGPAAGQADVVRAIGGQRVMLVFDNAEQHVGELADLCEAIADENAGAILVVTSREPLRVAGERVYRVGPLPVPPAGATEGEIVACGAVRMFLARARAMGTDVPADARTLDAIATVCRRLSGLPLALELGAARVALLGIQGLAADLDKSVLSLSGGLRTAHPRQQTLRATIEWSYRLLDDAERTVLCRLAVFPDAFPLDAACALAACDELGGARVLDCLVSLASKSLLVVHSVGLSKRYSLLEVVRAYALEKLAESGEAGRVHARCASFTAAERADSRPPAPAAPAQPRLAAAPWA
- a CDS encoding MFS transporter, with amino-acid sequence MNTTFAPGGATPGPAAPATDIPTFRSIAAIAAVLLGAIISTLTSRITSLGLADVRGALGVGFDEGAWINTAFTASQMFVGPLAIAAAFVFGTRRVLLAGAAVFLVVESMLPLCTDFGTFIALQSVAGFASGVFVPLTVGFVVRTLPPRLIPFGIAAYAMNLEMSLNLSATLEGWYSEHLSWRWLFWQNALLTVPFIVCLMLSLSNEPVKRFASGIDTRGMVLGAGGFACLCVALDQGERLFWFQSPLIVTLLCVGIVMVAAFLIHELASRSAGLDLGYLARPNIAWLIVLVGLVRFTVLNTSFIPSAFLASTYGLRPLQIGDTLRWIAIPQLLFAPCVAWLLQRVDPRRLIVTGFVMVAFAFALGARLTPVWAEPDFIPSQLLQALGQTMALTSVIFFFGKHVTAEHALTFGAVVQTTRLLSGQLGTTSIAVIQRIMEATHSNLVGLHVTLSDPQTLERLRAGAASLVAHGATFAAGDQATYALLDRAVRVQATTLALADNFRVAMSFAIAGALIGLLLRPARTP